ttcaaaatatttaGGTCGATGATAGTACGGTGCATCATTGTGCATAGCACGCTGGTATGCAATAGTCGAGCCGGATACGTCCAGTCTCTGTTGATTTCGTGGATCCGTGTCACGCGACGCGTTACGCCCTCAACGTCCTGTCACGAATGATGAATTATTCCTTCGACGTATCGAGTCATCGTCGTTAAAAACATCAATTTAGGATATTACTTCTTCTCAAAGCAATAATCCATTCttcgagaaataaatagatccTCTCTTGTTGCAAAAGGAAATTCGATCATCGATgcgaataattaaattgatatcAAATTCGTCGAGCACTTATCGTATTATGTTATCGTCGATAAAGCTTAATGATGATTGAAATAAGAAACTCTAAGCTTATCGCAAGGATAAATAATGGTTGTGCTATTTTAGTAAAGTTGCAGATCGAATAGAGACAAAGTAATATCCAGGCGCCATGAAGGCGGTACAGGAGCAACAGCAGCCGGAATCGATGGAATCCAACGAATCGGTGTCCGCCTCCTCGAACGAGTATGCCTATCGACCATTGACAACGAAACACCGAAGAGCCGGAAGTACTGGCACTACTGGCGACGAGGAGTATACCACCGACGAAGATGAACTCTATCCAGATGAAGCCGATTGCACGATCGGCTCGACTTTACACGCACCTCATCCAATTCTCAAGTCCGATCTTGCAAGAGCTGCGACGGATCTCTTTGGATATGCGACCAAGCGcgaagatgaagaggaggaaCCTACAAGTCTTTTTGATGAAGATGACAAGTTTCTCAACAGCAGGTAGGCGAATGTTAATAACAttttcacgtttttttttttttttacgattatcacctcgtaaattttaatttaccgagcgagaaaaatatagatgtTGTTCATCCATCGATTTATGATCGTTCGTCTTAATTggatttgcttttttatttagttctAGCTTAGCCAAATCGAACTCGCTCTTCGCATACAACGACAAGATACATAGTGTTTTAACGAGGCATCGAAGTCCGATGACGATGAACGAGAAGAAGCCTAGCGAGGCTGTTTTAAACACGCATGCGTACAAGTCGGAAATTCAGGTACCTGCAACTCAAACTATGACTAATTTGGATATTAGGTTGGGTGAAGAGAAGATAGACGATGTTATGGGAGACACAGTGAATAAGCAAGAGAACGTTTGTGTATCATTAGAGACGTCGTCTACTGCGAAGGATTCGCaggtaaatttaataaactgAACTGTTGAaagtattaaaagaataaaatttacatcaaAACAATTGTTACAAACTTAcggaaaggaaataattaaaaatactttgtgAAACTATTATccttaaaattaataatggaaatattttgttgatGCAGGCTGACTCTCGAGTGAAGCAAGAAACTTCTTTAACAAAGGATCCAAATGATCCTCCCTCTCCTACGACTGCACAATGGGGCAGAGCTGTGGCAGAAGTAAAAGAACACGCTGTGGCGAAGCTGCAGGAGGAGTTGAAGAGAGCTCACGAGGAATTGAAATTGAAGGATGAAGAGGTGGCAAGGCTTTCGAGAATCCGACAGGACGTTGAGGCCGAATTGGAGGAACTCACCGCCAGTCTATTTCAAGTACGTCGTGTCGAGAATCGAGATTCGCagattaaaagagagaaagagagagagagagagagagagagagagagagggagagagagagagggaaagaaggatATGAAATCGAGCTCGAAggataattcatttttagGAAGCGCACAATATGGTGCGCGAGGCGAACGTGCGGCAAGCGACGGCAGAACGTCTTCTGGAGGAGAGTCGAATGAAAGCCGAGGTCCTAGCGGCTGAAGTGACGGCCTTAAAGACTTTAGTCTTAACTTCGACTCCAGCCAGGCCAAATCCACATTTGCATCCTCAGATTGACACGAGATGTCGTTTGAGCTTGGGTGATGAATGTCAGCAAGGTCTTTTTGCTAAGAAACATCGAAGGTATAATTCTTTTATGATTATCTTATCGATAGCGTAATAAACACATGGAGAAgcgaattatattaatatttattgaacTTTTTACACAAGGTCGCCCTCGCATTTTAATCTTAAATATGGCCGAGAAAACTCACCACCGGAATCTCCTGTGAAGGAACAAAGGCCATCTTTACCAAGTGACAGAGAAGCCTTGGCTAGGGATTGGAAGAAAGATCGCGAAAAGGATAGAGACAAAGAGTGTAAAGATCTAGGATTGGAGGTAGATCCTAGAGTTCACACAGAATTTCTCAGGTGGAAAGCAAATCCTTGCGTCGATAAGAGCGATCCATTTGTTGCCAGAGTGTTCAAAGAGGATATCGACCTCTGTTTGGACTTTCCTAATAAAGAACTCGGTTCGAGAGTTCGACAGGCTGTTCTCGATggaatcatttttatcgaagcTGTCAGCGATAAGACCAAACTTGCCTTTCCTAAGtaagttttcttatttcatcaATCTATAGCTCTTTGATCCTTTTggtaattatttcattttattcgtcaCTGTCTTTTTAGAAAATGTGCTCTTCTCGAAGCACCACGACAATGTCACTATCGTATGAGACTGGGCGATCAGGAGAATCAGTGGTATTGTATCTCTCAAATTTGTCGCAATCGAGTAAGTGTCTTCTATTTCATGAAAAGTACTTAGATTTCATATACCGTAAAATATTACTTAATCGACGATGTTTCTTTGAATGTTTAGATCATAGCGGTTTGCGATTTTCTCAATTATCTACGTTACGTAGAACGAGGTCTTGTTAAAAGTTCGGGtaagttatataataaaatcatgtTTTACCTTATGTCGATAGTTTTATGAGAATTGCAATTATTCTTAGGCTCAGACGCGTTAGgccgaaattaattttttgtttctgttgaAGTACACGATGTATATTGGGAGATTACACGACTACGGAAGGAGATGGTGTTCGCTCGTCTGGGTTTAGTGCTTTCATCCTGAAGCTTTTTTCTGGTGGATTTCATCTAGTCTGGAATAACGGCCGTAACACGGACCTAGAATCTTATTATGTTTTTtgatcgacgaagaagaaacgactGGAGAGCGTTGTTGGAGGATTAACGTAGGATAATAACGTCGATCGGAAAGACGATCGATAATTGTCTTCATTTGACACGGGAAGATACGATTTACGTTTTAGACGAAACGTATCCCACATTCTCTCATTCTGTATatccttctgtctctctctttctatcgctATTTAGTATATTAGATTGCACTTTTTGCCAATTGGGAAAGAGATAACAAGGCGACAATGCAACTGATCACGGGGCTGTGAatgatcttaaaaaaaaaaaggcaaaagTTAAATGTTATCAATAGGTTCCCTACATGACAAATGTACATAAGAAGAATGATTTTTGAatctatatttctttgaatctatattactttttacaaTTAGAAATGGATACATTGAAAATGTTACGGACGTTTGTGCAATTGAAACTTGCAAATGGGGATAGGACGCATAGCGATGTCCCTAAAAATGTTGATATTCGTTGTTATATATTGTGAGTAtacattattgatattattatctgtagataaagaaaaagatgtttATGTGGACCACAGGAAACTCTAGATAGGTTAATTGCATGTAGatcttttatgtattttctgCATATGTCCTagacgtattattattacgcaGCGAAGTTATGTTGAAGTTAGATTCATTTAAGAAAAGCGATAGAATTGTTCATTCTTCTAAACGATGTTAATCGTAAATGAAGGTGCAGCTAATTTATTTCAGTACCTTATCTTCCCAATGTAATTTAGAAGGTCATTTACAATTTGTGGTTTTATCCACTTTTTCTACGCGCTTTTATTGCGCTGAACGTTTgaattcgttcgataaatattgatattttgctatttcgatattaaaaattaaggaATCTTCGATTTACATGCTGCAAACGAAGTATCGCGTTGATACGACATAATGACTTCGTCGACTGAAAGACGATATCGTCTTCCAAggatttaattcatttttcagCTGTTATGAATTTATCGAATTACAAGACAATGCGAGCATTGAGTAGAAGTTGCAAAATGAAAGTTAAGTTGTAGAAGTAAAAATCTAAATTTATCTTCATCGCGTTGACTCCAAATATTCGTAGGAACAAGTATCACTGGTTGTAATGGAGGAAAAGCGAAAGCTCGTCGTGTTTTTATAAAACGGCGAACGTTTTCTGTAAATACAAGAACTTACTACTTGCCTGTCGAATGTAAATAGACT
Above is a window of Vespula vulgaris chromosome 4, iyVesVulg1.1, whole genome shotgun sequence DNA encoding:
- the LOC127063408 gene encoding guanine nucleotide exchange factor for Rab-3A-like translates to MKAVQEQQQPESMESNESVSASSNEYAYRPLTTKHRRAGSTGTTGDEEYTTDEDELYPDEADCTIGSTLHAPHPILKSDLARAATDLFGYATKREDEEEEPTSLFDEDDKFLNSSSSLAKSNSLFAYNDKIHSVLTRHRSPMTMNEKKPSEAVLNTHAYKSEIQVPATQTMTNLDIRLGEEKIDDVMGDTVNKQENVCVSLETSSTAKDSQADSRVKQETSLTKDPNDPPSPTTAQWGRAVAEVKEHAVAKLQEELKRAHEELKLKDEEVARLSRIRQDVEAELEELTASLFQEAHNMVREANVRQATAERLLEESRMKAEVLAAEVTALKTLVLTSTPARPNPHLHPQIDTRCRLSLGDECQQGLFAKKHRRSPSHFNLKYGRENSPPESPVKEQRPSLPSDREALARDWKKDREKDRDKECKDLGLEVDPRVHTEFLRWKANPCVDKSDPFVARVFKEDIDLCLDFPNKELGSRVRQAVLDGIIFIEAVSDKTKLAFPKKCALLEAPRQCHYRMRLGDQENQWYCISQICRNRIIAVCDFLNYLRYVERGLVKSSVHDVYWEITRLRKEMVFARLGLVLSS